The Malus domestica chromosome 17, GDT2T_hap1 genome contains the following window.
ATGCGAAAttggttcaaatatttttaggtaGTTGGTGgtatatttttttctctcttttcctttAGGACTAAGAGCATTTGTAATGGTGTCGGCAAAAGAAATAGGAAATTGTATTATAATAGTTAACGCGGGAAGTTCTACTTTGTCTCATAGAAAAATTGTGTCGCAGGAATGAAATAggcaaattttattttatcatcTTATTTTATCTTTGACATCTACTTTTAGCCTTTATTTTAGATTCCTCCACATGAATGCCAAATCGCCGATAATGTTGAAAGTAAGCAACATTGCCAACTTTGTGGGTGTTGAAAAAATTTGCTTATCCAATTGACTAAGCcattggagcatatttttgtCTACTTGTTTCTTCAAAAATGGATTTGACTATCCATTTGCTTACTCCATTTGAGAAGAAATTCTTCAACACGGTGAATGGAACAGTGGCCATACGACTCCGCACACCAAATCACCCCTATCCCACCCTCCTGATTTTTTTCATATTCATCCGGCACCGTTTGTGTCATCCTCCCTTCCTCACACGGCACTGTCACGGAGAGGCGACTAACGGTGACCGCTCCCAAGAGCTTCTTCCATTAGAAATGGCCTAGTAGATTTTATTGACTGAAAAAGTTAGTGGATTCTAGTAGACATGTTTGTCCATAtccaaattattaattaaaaatttgcCCAAAAAATGATGATTGATAAATTCAAAGATATTGGACAATATATAACTACTTTtttgccttttcaatttttggaaaGGAAAGTCAGCAAAATTGAGCATCTAGAAGTCTTGAATATGTGGGATGGTAAGAAATAGTATTATAAGAGTATTTGTTGCACTAGACTATCTCGGAATATATTAGATTTATGAACTAATATATTAGATTTATGGACTAAGTTAGATTGATTTAGACTAGATTATGTTGAATTAATTTAATGAAGCATTTGGTTCAATATCAAACTAATAAGCAGAAtaataaagataataaaaattaattttctttttcttttttttttctattttttttcattttgcttTCCTTTTTCTAGAACACTCCAACTCTCTCGAAAGCTGTCCCGTAACCACGGTAAAAACGTGGGAGAAATTTAGTTTTGTAGAGCTTTAATGGTACCTTGGTTTTGGTTATTTCATTTTGAAATTGAGGCCATAAAATTTCCCTATCAAGTCTGGGTTTTGCAGGGCTTCAGACGAATTTAGTTTTGCAATTCTAATCTGAGGTTTGCAATTCGAATATGGGTTTCGCAATTTGAATTTGGGTTTTGCAATTCCAGCATACCTGAGTTTACGTTGCTgaaaagtgatttttttttctcaatatgACCTCTAATGGTTTCGTGACCTTCTGAAGAAGTGTTCAGATTATTCCACGCTTCAAGGTGAGCTATCATGGGTCGGATTTGAAGCAGATATGGAACCAAAGCGGGCTGGACAGATTCTGGACGAATTTTACTAGTCAATTTAGGATTAattttcctaatttattttaatttatttagacAGATTCCAAATAAATTAGTTCCgttgtgtcttttgttttttttttccttcttatcTCTTTTTTCTAGTTGGACCCACTATCTTCtctctaaatattttttatccCATTCTGCCGTTTGTCCCTTTTTTATATCCCTACAATATATTGAAAGCTAAACATAATTGTAACCTTTTAAATTAATAGCCTTCACCTCATAATTATTAATATCTTATAAGAAATAAAACCTTTTCATTTATTagtattcttaaaaaaaaaaaaaaaaaacttttcaatTTACTAGTTCTTCAAGAAAATTGGCCCTAAATATTGTACTAAGGCTTTTAATCTTTGAAAGATAATTATTAATATCTTATAAGAAATAAAACCTTTTCATTTAATagtattcttaaaaaaaaaaaaacttttcaatTGACTAGTTCTTCAAGAAAATTGGCCCTAAATATTGTAGTAAGGCTTTTAATCTTTGAAAGACAAAACAAGGCTGCCATATACACACAAAGTGCTCAACGAAGTGTTCAttgaaaaaatagagaaaattttTTACCTGCTACACACTATTTCTGTCTACAAAATCTTTAAATCTTTTATACTAGGACCATCCGATGTTGGAATCCTGCATCTACCACtgatgacacattatttagaaacaaaagaaaaataattaaaataaaccaTAAAATTTGAGAAGACGCAACAAATTAGTCTTCAAAGGTTTTCAAGGCCTTTAGCAAAGAGAGAAGCAAAAATTTCCATGTGACGTTTTTTCATTACCAACCCAATATCCAGACCTCCAGCACCATCTTTAGATTCCGAGATGGACATAGCTCCCGTCCCTTCTATGGAAACAATCTCGACCTTCTTCGGTCTTCCCCATCCGAAATCCGTATCATATATCTCAAAGCGAGGTGAACCGGCCGTCGAAAATATACTCTCATCAGTACCCACAGAGTACAATAATGGAATCCAATCCTCAGCCCCATTCAAAGCCCCATCGTCCAAACTTTTTACAGCCTCACTGATCGCATCGACCGCCACAACCAACCCCTCTCCTCCTAAGAGCTCTTTTGTTTCTGCAACTGCCATCCGAAGCACTAAGCAATTCCCAACATAGTTTGTAGGTATAGGAGGGTCTAACCGAGACCTAGCGTCCACAGTAAATCCCATCACTGCATTTTTGGCTTGCATTTCTTCTGCCTTGATTAAGCAAATCCATATGTACGCACATGTTAGACAGAACGTGGACAAATATTGAACCGCTTGATGACCGTGTTGTTGTTTCTTCTCTTTCACCAACTGCCTCAGTGCTTCTATATTTGCCCGTGTGAACACAAACGTGCCACGAATTGAACTCGGTACTAAAACTTTAAACTTGGAAGACATCAAGCTTCTGTTGTCGGGCCGGTCCATGTTTCGAAATTGGTTCGCGTAGATCTCTTCTAGGCCGGCGGGGTCTTTGATGACGCTTCTGTCTAAAAAAGGTTTGAGCTGTTCCGGCAACAAATTGGAATCTTCGTGTTTGCAAATGTGAGcccatgttttcacaaaaatgGTTGAGGTCTTGCCGTCTAGGATTGCATGGTGCATGGATGTTCCAATACAGAAGCCACGGTTAGGAAATATGGTGATCTGCAATGCAATGGCCGCGGCTTTTTCGTGAGACATAGGCATCTGGGGTATGAGAGGATGGTAATCTTTGGCTTCAATGTTGAAGCTGTTGGTTGAAACTATATGGTGGAAATCACAATCGGACTCAGCTATGGTGAGCAAAACCCCGTCTCCTCGGACGTAACGGAGAACAGGTTTAGGGGACTCTTTGGGCCATATGACGTTTCCGGCTAGAGGCAGAAATTGttggagggtgagagagagtgaggctttgagtTTCGGAATGAGTGTTGAATGGGTGAAGCTGGTGTCGGAGGAGTTAGGGTTACTGATTTCATAGAAGAAAAGGCGTTGGACGGGTGCAAATCGTAGCCAGAGCAAGTCGAACAAGGTTAGAGGAAGGGACTCAGGGATGGCTGATGAGTCCGGCGTGCTTGGTTGTGGTGCTACTTTGCAAACCTCAACCACTTTCACCGAGTTTAGATCTGCCTTATTGCAAATGGAGAAAGCAAAACAAGTTAATAGTTTATCATTCAGGTAAATAATGGCCCCCCTTTTTTAATGACGGCCAATGTGGTTTGTTGGatcattttttattctttttggtACTAAGCTAGAAGCAGCGGGATCCCCAAGGAGCCGCTTATACAGTGAAATTATGAGTATGCCAGAAAGATATCATATTTAAGAAAtgatgtgatattcacacatctcattttatttctcacacatatttttaattttcgatcatcagatcgaatgaattgaagaatatcaacgaACATGAATTATCAAAagatgtgtgaaaagtaaaatggggtgtggaTAGCACCAGAAAACTCTGATAAAGTGAGACTCATACATGAGCATGGCTGATGTCCTTGCATAGCTATTTTGCaaacctcaatttttttttttttaactaacgatattatttatacaaAATGAGATGAGGTGGTCTTAACCTTACAatgaactagcaataatatgatttaaattcatttttaacgaaaatcaaatttaaaacatcttacttacaaataaagaagaatatcatGTTATTATAAATCTTAACCACTTTTCTTCTTGCATATTGGTAATGGAGAATGTAAAACAAGTTAACCTTTTATAATTGATGTAGATAATGTCCTATGGTTTGgtgaatgattttttattttttgggactATAAGTCTTGCAAGTTGTGAGCACCGTTATTAAATTCAAGCATGATAATGTGCGTTACATGCATGAACTACTAAATTCCATTGACATCAAATTTAAGTATCACTCTATAAAATATCTGGAGCATTTTTGTTCATCATCATAACTATGGTGTATATTTACTATACTCCTAATCATCTCTTACGTATCATTTTATTTAATTCTGATTAACCTTTATATTAAAtgttacttttttaattttgaaagaaattaatcaAGGTTAAATGATAAGATACATGACAAATAATTATGTATATAATGAGCATATTCCATAATTTATGATGGTGAACAAAAATACTTCCAATAAAATAAGGCAAATTTGAGATTTTGTCAACCAATTTTTACGAGTGAGTATTTTTGCTCATATAT
Protein-coding sequences here:
- the LOC103442842 gene encoding phenolic glucoside malonyltransferase 1-like produces the protein MPMSHEKAAAIALQITIFPNRGFCIGTSMHHAILDGKTSTIFVKTWAHICKHEDSNLLPEQLKPFLDRSVIKDPAGLEEIYANQFRNMDRPDNRSLMSSKFKVLVPSSIRGTFVFTRANIEALRQLVKEKKQQHGHQAVQYLSTFCLTCAYIWICLIKAEEMQAKNAVMGFTVDARSRLDPPIPTNYVGNCLVLRMAVAETKELLGGEGLVVAVDAISEAVKSLDDGALNGAEDWIPLLYSVGTDESIFSTAGSPRFEIYDTDFGWGRPKKVEIVSIEGTGAMSISESKDGAGGLDIGLVMKKRHMEIFASLFAKGLENL